The genomic stretch CGGCCACCATCGGCCAGCCGGCCGCAGGGCCTTCCAGGGGCGGGCAGCGGGTGCCCGGGGCGGTGTCGCGGTGGAACGCCAAGAAGGACCTGTCGTTCATCCCGCTGCGGCCGGAGCGGGTGATGGAGGTGGCCTACGACCAGATGGAAGGCGACCGGTTCCGGCACACCGCGCACTTCCGCCGCTGGCGGCCGGATCGCACGCCTGAGTCGTGCACGTACGAGCAGCTCGAGCGTCCCGTCAGTTACAACCTTGACGACATCCTTGCCCGCTAGCCCGATATCCCGATATATCTCGATGCATGAGTACTGGGGATGAGTTAAAGGCCGCTGTGTCCGCCCGCCGCGAGCTCGGGCCCGAGTTCGAGGACGCCATCGTGGAGTCATTCCTGGACAAGATGGGCAAGGAGGTCGACCGGCGGGTGGACGAGCGCCTGGCCCAGGCGGCCCCGAAGTCGGTCGCCCACCAGGGGCCGAGCGACACGCAGCGGCTCGCCCTGGCGATCGTGTCGCTCGGTCTCGGCACCCTCACCACCATCTTGTTCGTCCTGGTGGGCGACGGCCGTGCGGGCTACATCATCCCGATCTGGGTCGCGATCATCATCGTCAACGTGTTGTTCAACAACAATCGGGGCAAGAGCGGCTAGACCAGCCAGATGAGCCCCGCGAAGCGGCCGCCGGGCTGCTCGCGGCGGTGGGAGTAGAGCTCTTCCGACTCGATCGTGCAGCGGGCGTCGTGGCGGATGTCCGCCAGCCCTGCCGCCCTGAGCTGGGCCTCGATGCCGGCCCGCAGGTCGAGAGCGGGCGTGCCCCACGACGTCGTGGACCAGGTCTCGGGGACCTTCGACGCCACCTGCTCGCGCAGCGCGGCGGGCACCTCGTAGCAGCGACCGCAGGCGCCGGGCCCGACCAGCGCCACCATCCTGCCCGGCGCGGCGCCCTTGGCGGCCATGGCCGCCACCAGGGCGGCGGCGATGCCGGCCTCGGTGCCGGGCCGGCCGGAGTGCGCGGCGCCGACCATCCGGGCCTCCGGGTCGGCCACCAGCACCGCAGGGCAGTCGGCTCCGAGCGAGGCCAGCGCCAGCCCCGGCTCGGTGGTGAACACACCATCGAGTGGCGGCGGGTCGTCGCCGAAGGGCTCACTCACGTACGCGACGTCGGCGCTGTGGACCTGGCGCATGTAGACGACGGCCCGCACGTCCAGCTCGGCCGCCAGGCCCGCACGGTTGGCCCGCACGGCCGCGGGGTCGTCGCCGACCATGCCGCCGAGGTTGCGGGAGCCGTATGGCGGGGCGCTGACGCCGCCGTGCCGATCGGTGATGGCGACGTGAACTCCAGGGGCCAGTTCCATGCCTAGATCCTAAAGTCGCACGAGGAGGAGGTTGCCCATGACCAGTCTTGCTGATCTGCACGCCTTGATGCCCCGCCTCGGGCACCCGGTGGCGCAGGCCGCGTCCCCTGCCGGCACGAGCTTCGCCGACGGTGCGCCGTACCGCTTCGAGATTCCCAGCGTGGAGGGGCCCGCCGTGCTGGAGGCCGTGGGGGCGGAGGGCGACCGCCTCGGCGTGCCGGTCGCCAGAACCTCTCAGGGCAGCGGCGTGATGATGCTGGCCGAGATCCGGGCCGCAGCGGCCACCTCGGCGTGGTGCCGCGCGAGCTGGGCCGCGAGCGGGTGCGGCGGGCCGCGCTGGCGCAGCGGCTGATCGAGCAGCTCGATCCCGAGCCGGCCAAGCAGCCGCCCGCGCACTCCCGCCCTTCCGACCTGGGCGTGCCCGAGGTCCAGCCGCTGCTAGGCGTGCAGGCGGTGGACCCTGAGCGGGCCGCCGCCCCAGCGGCCGATCGCCTCCTCGTCGGCGAAGGCCAGCACGCGCATCATGTTGCCGCCGTCGCTGAGCTTCACGTTGCGCCGCAGCCGCGCCACCATGTCGAAGGGCAGCTTGGTGGTGCCGGCCTCGATGGTGTCGCCGTAGTGGGGGGCGAAGGCGACGCCCGCGAAGCCCGTACGGCCGAGCAACGTGCGCACCGTCTCCGAGGAGTAGAACATCAGGTGGTTCTTGGTGAAACCGCTCCACGCCGACCCGTACGCCTTGAGCAGCAGCGACCGGGCGTTGACGGTCAGGATGAGCAGCACCCCGCCGGGCGCCAGCAGACTCCGGAACGTCCTGAAGTCCTCCAGCGGCCT from Nonomuraea polychroma encodes the following:
- the pgeF gene encoding peptidoglycan editing factor PgeF produces the protein MELAPGVHVAITDRHGGVSAPPYGSRNLGGMVGDDPAAVRANRAGLAAELDVRAVVYMRQVHSADVAYVSEPFGDDPPPLDGVFTTEPGLALASLGADCPAVLVADPEARMVGAAHSGRPGTEAGIAAALVAAMAAKGAAPGRMVALVGPGACGRCYEVPAALREQVASKVPETWSTTSWGTPALDLRAGIEAQLRAAGLADIRHDARCTIESEELYSHRREQPGGRFAGLIWLV